TTTCCTCTTTTTAATTTAGATTTTTAGGTATCAATAATTCCGGTTTATTCCCGAGTACTCGGGAATAAACCGGAATTATTTTACTTACATACTCAAATATTTCAGCAAAAGATCTAACCGCTCCTTGTCATCACTCACTAATTCAGTTTCCTGAAATTTAGCAATAATGTTATAATTAAACCTTTCAAAAGTGGCGATGATCGGTGACAGGTCCACTTTGTTGAGTTTGAGCGTGAGTTTAAGCTTTGAGATATCCAATTCATCGGTTGAAATATAGGAGCTCAAAATTTTTGCATCATTTGATTCAACCAACCTGCTTATTTCAGATAAGCTGTAGTCAATCTCCTTCAATGAAAGCACTATGATACCCCCGGGGCTCTGAATAGCGCTCATCCCTGCAAATGCTGATACAGTATCCTTTACAGTAATAACGCCTAAAAACTTATTAAATTCATCCAAAACAGCAATGATCGGAATTTTATTATCAATGGCTATTTTGATCACATCGTAAAAATGCTGGTATTGTTGTACATAGATGTCTTGATATTCAAAACGAAATGTTGATATTGGTACGTCAGTTTTACTGGATTGAAGGATAGTTTCTTCAGAGACCAAACCCAAATACTGCTGGTTTTCAATCACAGGTAAATGATCAATTCTGAACTCTTCCATCCAATTAAGCACTTTCTGCACAGTATCGCTCAATTTTAAGGGTGGGATCATTTGGTTTATTAGTTCTTCTGCTATCATACTTTAATTCTCTTCAAGAAATTTATTAAGTATTACATTAAACTTATCCGGATGCTCCATCATAGGCACATGGCAGCACTTATCAAGAAAGTGCAATTTAGAATTTTTTAATAAACGATTAAATTCATGAGCAACAAATGGAGGGGTAATGGTATCATTAAGTCCCCAAACCAATAACGCAGGCACATTAATCTTTATTATTTGCTTTGCCATATTATGCCGCTGTGCAGATCTTGCTATTGCAATAACCCGTAAACACTTAGGGATACTTGTTATAATTTCATACACCTCATCAACCAGCTCTTTTGTAGCTATCTCCGGAAGATAAAATGTATATTCTACGCGGTCTTTTATGTATTCATAACTCCCCCTTTTTGGATAAGAACCTCCCATAGAATTTTCAAAAAGCCCCGAACTTCCTGTAAGTAAGAGCCTTTTTACTTTTTCGGGATTGTTGAGTGTATAAATGAGCGCAAGATGGCCTCCCAGTGAATTCCCTAATAAAGTAAGATCATGGAGCGATACTTCATTTACAAAATCTTCTATAAATGTCACCAAACCTTCCAGCCCTGTATCCTTGACAGGTAACTCATAAATAGGCAAGATAGGAATAATAACTCTATAATTTTTAGAAAAATAGCTGATCACAGTCTCCCAGTTACTTAATGCTCCAAATAATCCATGAAGGAGAAGTAAAATTTTACCTTTACCTTCATCTACATATTTAAAACCGTTTTCTTTTATTATAGTATGTGCCATTTTTCTTTGTATCGGAATTTCAATGTTTAACCACGAATTACACGAATTACACAAATTAAATTAGTGTAATTCGTGTAATTAGTGGTTTCATTTTACGAAATTATGTTATTAAAAGTAACCCAATTCTTCAACATTTGCAAACCAAATTCAGTAAGCACAGCTTCGGGGTGAAACTGCAAGCCCCATATTGGCAAGGTAACATGATTTATAGCCATGAGATCACCATCAGTTGTATGCGCTATTGCTTGTAATACAGGTGGTATATTTTTTAATTCCAAAGAATGATATCTTACAACATTAAATCTTTTAGGTAAACCGTTAAAGATAATATCATTCTGCGCAGTGGTTACAATTTCTGATATTTTCCCATGCATAGGTAACTTACTTTTAACAAGTTCCGCGCCAAAATACTGCCCAATTGCCTGATATCCTAAACAAATGCCCAATATCGGCAGCTTTTTGTGATAATGATCAATGACCTTCATAATTACCCCATGCTTGACCGGAACTCCAGGTCCGGGAGATAGTACGATAGCTTTATAGCCTGGTTTAATTATTTGGACTAAATCAGCATCATTATTCAACACCTTACAAGCCACACCCAATTGATTAAAGTAATCAGCTATAATATAGGTAAATGAATCAAAGTTGTTTAATAATAAAATCAATTTATAAAATGATAAACACAAATTTAGAATAAAAAAAACTATTCCACAATTATTTATTAAATCTAATTATCCATTTAAAAGGAACATTCATTAATACAAGATAAACAAAGAAAGGATAAAACCCAACTCTATACCTCAGCAATGTCCCAAAATTAGGGCAGGCAAATGCCAAAAAAACAGCTAATACTATAGTGTATAGTAAAAAGCATATTTCCAGCAACCCAAATTCCTTGAGCATAGCACATGGCCCCGCCAGTTGGCGGGGCATAACGAAAAACGCCTTCGCTACCCCCTGACCCCGAGTACTCGGGGGAACTCGCACCCTCACTATCTGCTTTGCGCTTTGCTCCATCATACCCCTTTTAACGAAATAATACATTGCTAAAATAGCTAACAACAACACCAACAGGTTTTCAAGCCCGGCAATGAACTGTAAAAAACTCCGTGCTTCCCATATACCCGGTCTAAAAAGCGCACTAAATAATGCTTTTGGACTATTCATTAAAAAACTCTTTAGAGTTGGTTGTAAATTTTCAAAAGCAATGCAATTATCAGCATTTGACTTCTCAAGTATTTTATGGAAGCTGTCAACGGTTATATCCAGTATCCTTGTAAAATTAAGATTCCAGTGGATTTGTGTGGCAAGTGTTGATAATAAAATAACGAAAATACAATAAACCAGCATTTTATATACAAATTTCTCCTTTAAATATCTAACCTTTTTACTTACAAGTTCAGTAATGAGGTAAGATAGAAATAAGGGCATTAATACAGCCAGGTAATAATATTTCAATTTCCATATTAACCAAATACACAACAATGAAACAATAATGCGCATGGCCCCGCCAGCTGGCGGGGCATAGCGAAAAACGCCTTCGCTACCCCCTGACCCCCTACTCCCTCCTTGTATTTGTGCAATTGAATTAAGGCCAAAACCTAAAAATAAGCCGATACTACCCATAGCTATACTTTCTTTCAGGATACCTGAGGACCAGAATACAATGGATGGAAAAAATAAAAACGCAATAGCCGAAGCGGTAGAAAAATTGGGGTTGATCCTGGATAAGGTATTTGCCAAATACCACATGCCAATAAAGCTAAATAATGAAAAATAAAGGCTGTTGACCCAATAATTCCGGAAAGTGAAAAAATCTAAAATACTTATGATCTTTACCATAAGAAAGACTCTTGGCTGGTTCCATGAAGTAAATTGGTTTCTTATTATTTCATTAGGAAAATCTCCAAATACGACAATGTGAAAGTAAGATACTACATCATCGAAGGCATGTAAATTTAATTTTACTGCATCATAATGATATAACAGCGTATCACCGTAGCCGTAATAGTAAAAGTACAGCAGCCCTACACCTGCACCTGCCAATAATTTAAAACCTAATCCATAATAAAAGAATTTTGAAAGAGGGTACGACTTGAATATATTGTTGAGCTTTACCGCAATATAAATAATGAGCGGGATGTGGATAAGGTAGGATAGGTTATTTAAATGGAAGATGGAAGATTCCATATAGAGGATATTAGATATTGGATTTTGGATATTGTCTACTGGTTACTGGCTTCTGGTTACTGGTTACTGGTTACTTGTTACTGCTTACTGCTTTCTACTTACTACTTACTGCATACTGCATACTGCTTACTGCTTACTGCTTATTGCCTACTGCTTACTGCCTACTGCTTACTGCTTACTGCTTACTGCCTACTGCTTACTGCTTACTGCCTACTGCTACTGCCTACTGCTTCATAATAGCAACTCCTATATTACAGCTCAAACATTTTTTCGGTTTACAAAAATTGTTGTATAACTCAATACCTGCTTGTGTATCAAAAGCGCTTTTCATAGGTAAGCTAACATCTTGCCAATAATTAATGATATGATTTTTCTCTGCAGGCAATGATTCTAAAAACTTAACAGCTCTTTCAATATATACATCCTTGTCTTTT
This genomic stretch from Cytophagales bacterium harbors:
- a CDS encoding alpha/beta hydrolase; amino-acid sequence: MAHTIIKENGFKYVDEGKGKILLLLHGLFGALSNWETVISYFSKNYRVIIPILPIYELPVKDTGLEGLVTFIEDFVNEVSLHDLTLLGNSLGGHLALIYTLNNPEKVKRLLLTGSSGLFENSMGGSYPKRGSYEYIKDRVEYTFYLPEIATKELVDEVYEIITSIPKCLRVIAIARSAQRHNMAKQIIKINVPALLVWGLNDTITPPFVAHEFNRLLKNSKLHFLDKCCHVPMMEHPDKFNVILNKFLEEN
- a CDS encoding CBS domain-containing protein; translation: MIAEELINQMIPPLKLSDTVQKVLNWMEEFRIDHLPVIENQQYLGLVSEETILQSSKTDVPISTFRFEYQDIYVQQYQHFYDVIKIAIDNKIPIIAVLDEFNKFLGVITVKDTVSAFAGMSAIQSPGGIIVLSLKEIDYSLSEISRLVESNDAKILSSYISTDELDISKLKLTLKLNKVDLSPIIATFERFNYNIIAKFQETELVSDDKERLDLLLKYLSM
- a CDS encoding aminodeoxychorismate/anthranilate synthase component II, producing the protein MILLLNNFDSFTYIIADYFNQLGVACKVLNNDADLVQIIKPGYKAIVLSPGPGVPVKHGVIMKVIDHYHKKLPILGICLGYQAIGQYFGAELVKSKLPMHGKISEIVTTAQNDIIFNGLPKRFNVVRYHSLELKNIPPVLQAIAHTTDGDLMAINHVTLPIWGLQFHPEAVLTEFGLQMLKNWVTFNNIIS